One window from the genome of Vicia villosa cultivar HV-30 ecotype Madison, WI unplaced genomic scaffold, Vvil1.0 ctg.003258F_1_1, whole genome shotgun sequence encodes:
- the LOC131640662 gene encoding uncharacterized protein LOC131640662: MTRRKGKFVSQRPPKRSTQVKSPAKEATGKKSTSAGLIKSKVVTKSIGVGPSKSWSKVIPKKRKEREIVEPESDVEVNVPDISSRKKPTTSKLAASIPEVPIDNVSFHYASSASRWKYVLQKRLAVERELAPNALENKEILELIQEAGLLKTVCNIPKCYEKLVKEFVVNLSEDCDNSRSVNFRKVFVRGKCVSFSPSVINKFLERTDEAQTELEVTDNKVCQMITAKQVNSWPLKEKLTASKLSIKYAMLHKIGASNWVPTNHKSTISTVLGRFLYAVGTKAKFDYGTYIFDQTMKHDGSFSIKGPIAFPSLLCGIILDQYPNILNEHDVVCKRESPLAFHYKLFQGKHVPDVVMTSAETSKSGASASKAEVMAMVKETCKELESRKTSLEKMISTLEMDENEEFVDTEEMGDKYE, from the coding sequence ATGACAAGAAGAAAAGGCAAATTTGTTTCCCAAAGACCCCCTAAGAGGAGCACCCAAGTAAAGAGCCCTGCCAAAGAGGCTACCGGGAAGAAGAGTACTTCTGCTGGTCTTATCAAGAGCAAAGTTGTAACCAAGAGTATAGGGGTTGGTCCATCAAAATCTTGGAGCAAGGTcattccaaagaaaagaaaggagcgGGAAATTGTTGAGCCTGAGTCTGATGTTGAAGTGAATGTTCCTGACATCTCATCAAGGAAGAAGCCTACAACCAGCAAGCTTGCTGCAAGTATTCCTGAAGTTCCTATTGATAATGTGTCATTCCATTATGCCTCCAGTGCCAGCAGGTGGAAATATGTACTCCAAAAGAGATTGGCTGTTGAAAGGGAATTGGCTCCAAATGCTCTTGAGAACAAGGAGATCTTAGAGCTAATTCAAGAAGCTGGACTATTGAAGACTGTTTGCAATATTCCCAAGTGTTATGAGAAGTTGGTCAAAGAATTTGTGGTGAACTTATCTGAAGATTGTGACAACAGCAGGAGTGTGAACTTCAGAAAGGTGTTTGTGAGAGGTAAGTGTGTATCATTCTCTCCATCTGTGATTAATAAATTCTTGGAAAGAACAGATGAAGCTCAAACTGAGCTTGAAGTAACAGACAACAAAGTTTGTCAAATGATCACAGCCAAGCAGGTAAACAGCTGGCCCCTAAAAGAGAAGCTAACTGCAAGTAAGCTGAGCATCAAGTATGCAATGCTTCACAAGATAGGAGCATCTAATTGGGTACCAACGAATCATAAGTCCACTATTTCAACTGTGCTTGGCAGATTTCTGTATGCTGTAGGAACAAAGGCAAAGTTTGATTATGGAACATATATCTTCGACCAAACCATGAAACATGATGGAAGCTTCAGTATTAAGGGTCCAATTGCGTTTCCATCCCTCCTGTGTGGTATAATTTTGGATCAGTATCCAAACATTCTCAATGAACATGATGTAGTGTGCAAAAGAGAAAGTCCCTTGGCCTTCCATTATAAACTGTTTCAGGGTAAGCATGTTCCAGACGTTGTCATGACATCGGCTGAAACTTCCAAATCTGGAGCATCAGCCAGCAAAGCAGAAGTCATGGCGATGGTAAAGGAGACTTGCAAAGAGCTGGAATCTAGAAAAACATCTCTTGAGAAAATGATAAGCACTCTGGAAATGGATGAGAATGAGGAATTTGTAGATACTGAAGAGATGGGAGATAAATATGAATaa